In Plasmodium cynomolgi strain B DNA, chromosome 6, whole genome shotgun sequence, the sequence CGCCCTGTGTCAAATGATAATTGCGTTAAAACGTATTCATCGTTTTTCTCGCGTAGATCCCTGCCCATAGCCGACTTGGTTGTGCACTGAGCCGCGAACGTGTTGTTAATGTGGCCACCACTTGGGCCTCCAATTCGGTCGCCAATTTAATCACTAATTCAGTTTTTTATTGTATCGCTTCTTACACCTCTTGTTAGATTGCATGCCGCAGCCACTCAATCGTTCACTCACCTCTTCGTTCCCCTGCCGTGTACGTTTTTGGTCACCCCGTCGGTTTTCCACGCTTATTTGcgaatttgtaaatttttcaagttGTAATTTCACGAATggaaatatgcacaaaaaaaagaaNNNNNNNNNNNNNNNNNNNNNNNNNNNNNNNNNNNNNNNNNNNNNNNNNNNNNNNNNNNNNNNNNNNNNNNNNNNNNNNNNNNNNNNNNNNNNNNNNNNNNNNNNNNNNNNNNNNNNNNNNNNNNNNNNNNNNNNNNNNNNNNNNNNNNNNNNNNNNNNNNNNNNNNNNNNNNNNNNNNNNNNNNNNNNNNNNNNNNNNNNNNNNNNNNNNNNNNNNNNNNNNNNNNNNNNNNNNNNNNNNNNNNNNNNNNNNNNNNNNNNNNNNNNNNNNNNNNNNNNNNNNNNNNNNNNNNNNNNNNNNNNNNNNNNNNNNNNNNNNNNNNNNNNNNNCTCATTTAAACACTATATGTACACGTAAGTATGCCAGTATATGGacatacaatattttttgtttttattgtCACCCTCCATGTGTGTTCTGATGCAACTTGAGGTGGGTACCATTTTTATGCGTTTTTAtcggcatttttttgaaacattttttgagacattttttgaaggcattttttgaaggcattttttgaaggcattttttgaaaacattttttgaagacatttttttagcCCTTTTAATAAAAGTGAAGATGAgcaaaagggtaaaaaggCTGGGGTGACAGGGGACAGGAAAAGGATAAATGCGaggaattttcctttttcccaacctttttgcatttcccctttccgCGCACGTCGCATACATTTGGCCTCCCGTTGAGCACGTCACTTGACCATTTCACCTGGGCGCAACAACCGTTCGAAGCTTACCTCTCCacaggagaaacaaaaaattcaaccATGTCGTCTACATGAGGAAAACGTAATTTTTATGTCGTTCTTTTCGATCACATGTATGCAAacaggatttttttttttttgcggcaTGGTAATGTTACCTTTCCTCCACTTTTTACCTGTACGGTTCAGGCAAattgcacacttttttttcaagtgtaAAGACATTAAAAATTACTCAGCGGAAATAAAATgcgcaaatgggaaaatggaaagaggGGCGATGGAGGATGTGCGGGTGGACAGCGCTTAACAACGAGATGAAATGGAAGGAGAGTCCAAATGGGGCGTAAAATGGaatgaactttttttctcattgaGTTAAGGGCGTAAATAGGAATGTTTTAAAactgctttttttgtgtttgtTCTCTGCACCGAAGGGGTCTTATCCCGTTTCTCTGTCGTTGCGCGGGGTTACACATAcccacatatatgtatgtgtttttttgctttcttgtttttttgcttttttgtttgcttgcttttttgtttgcttgcTTTCTTGATTTCttgttttttgctttcttgatttcttgtttttttttctcgccccCTTTTGTGCGCAACTTTAAGATGACGCCCAACTTCGTTGCGCGAATTGGCCTCCTGTGCCTCCTGAACATATGGTTAAGTACATTTTCGTTgccccttttaaaaaatggaggggggAGCCGTTTCTACATCGCTTCCCAAGGGGTAGACAAAATGCGGAGGGAATCTCCACATCGTGCGCATGGTGATCTTCCCTCAGAAAGGGTCAACCAAAAGAACAACCCCATTTTAATCAAATTGATCAAGCAAGACATAccatcgaaaaaaatgacaacatACTATGGCCAAGTGGCCGTAGGAGAGAAGTCGGAAAATGTGATGAATGTCTTATTCGACACGGGCTCTACCGAGTTTTGGATTCCATTCGAAAATTGTAAAGGAGACAATTTTCCCAATTCTCACAATAAATATAAGCGCACCAAATCatttagaaataaatttaacaaGGAGGGCCTCCCAACGTTATTGGAGGTTAGCTATCTCAGTGGGAAGGTCATCGGATTTGATGGTATGCCAAGGGAGTTGCCCCTACACAACTGTGTTGTGATTGCCCTATCGATGTTACCCTGTCCACATTTGCATAGAATTATGTGTAATGCGTATCTCCACACTGGATCATGCCAACTGTTCAGGCTACGACACCATAAAATTAGGCCATAATTTATCCGTTCCAAACACAAACATTGCTTTTGCTGTacgtggaggaaaaaagaagaaagacaGACCTATTCGATTGCTTCATCGAAGTGGTCTACTAGCCATTTTAGGGATAGTCATATAtgttgagagaaaaaaaaaaaaaaaaaatagttaggCCACAAAATTTCCCTGATCATACACCTTACAGACGAAGATAGAAATACCCGTCTTAGAAGAATTCAAATGGGTAACATTACATGACGGGTGAAACTGACCTTCTGATGTATGTGGGGGTGATATCTTCTGAGTGTATTTCCACATCGGATTACACTACGCTGCAGTTACCTTGTGCatatttcttccctccccttACTCATTGTATTACCTGCCTGATTGTACCCCATTCCCAAGGATGGTATTTTAGGTCTCGGATTTGAGAACGCGGATTCGAGGCAGCGCGGGATGAAGCCCTTGTTAGTTGGATTTGTTGCCTTCACCGGGGGGGTGGCCGATCTGGTGGCCCTTCGGTGCCTGCACGGATTGCGCTTATCCCCCCCGCGGGGGAATCACGAATGAGAGGGGTCCCCCACCAATGCTTACTCACTCATACGTGCTAACCCATGCGCATGAACGGATGCCCTTCTATGCTTAACTCTTCCCAGCTTGGACCATTTGAAGGATGAAAATATCTTAACGGAGATGGGCTACAAGAACCAGTTTGGCTATTACCTATCCGACAGAGGTATGAGTGGACACCTGACATGTCACCATTCGGGTGCACACTTCGACTAGAGGAGGTTCTTCTAGACCCGTCCTGGGGATGGATTACCTGACCGTCTGCATCATTTGCCCCCTCATCCGTATTGGCTATAAGTTATTACCGCTATGGTGCCCCTTCTTTTCCGCAGGGGGGTTTATCAGCTTCGGAGGGGTGGACAACCGATTGAAGAGATCACCCGAGGAGGAAGTTATGTGCGTGGCTACCCCTTAAGGCGTGTCTACTTCCCCAGTTTGGAGGTCCATCGCTGGGGGTGCcaacatatgtgtgtatatgcgtgtgtgtgcgtgtgtatgtgtgtgcatgtgggTGTATGTGggtgtgtgcgtgtgtatgcgtgtgtatgtgtgtgtatatgcttactcattttcttccccacttgcttccccatttgccatttccccccctccatttTTACCTCAAAATCGGGATAGGTGGAGCCCCGTTTCGACCGAGATGGGCTTTTGGACAAGTGAGCAAGGGAGGGACTCGCTTGGAGGAGCTCGAGTGGAGGAGTTCGCGTGAAGGGGCTCATGTGGAGGGGCTCGCGTGGAGAGTTTCTCGAATGCTTCTTTTTGCAGCCCCTTCACTGGAGCAGAAGTTGGAGCGATGAAGCGCAGATATCCACATATGTGCGCAAGTGTGTGTTATGTGCGCAAGTGTGTTTATGTGCGAAAGCGTGTTTATGTGCGCCccgcttcttttcttcttttctccttctcttcttctcccccccctggtcAGTCGACATCGTGGGAGTGAGAAAGGAATACGCAGCAAACGTGAACGTGAAAAGAGACGAGGACGAGGTTGTCGTGAAGTACGAAGGTTTTCATGATGGAGGGAATAAATCCATTGTTGACACAGGGACGTTCTTTATATATGCCCCGAAGAAAACGATGCAGAGTTACCTAAACGAGTTGGAAATAAATTCTTGTGAGGATAAAGAGAAGCTCCCTTATATTgtatttcaaataaaatcTAAGGGAGTTGAAGGGATAAAAGGTTCGGCTATCATCGAATTGGTTCTGTCGCCAAACGATTACGTCATTGAGTACCTGAATGAGGAAAACTGGACCAGAGAATGCGTCGTAGGGATTCAAGCAGACGAACAGAAAGATGAAAGTCACATAGACGGATGGACATTGGgacaaatatttatcaaaTCTTACTATACCATTTTCGACAAAGACAATTTACAAATAGGCTTCGTTAGAAGTAggcaagaaaaaggaaacaaaaaaaaggatgaccaTTTTAAGAGGTCATTTCTCAACGTAAGGACAAAGAGGGGCAGTAATGGTAATGCCCGTCGGAGGGGGACTTACAATGGACCCCTCTCAGCATAAAGGGGTATGTTCAAAATTGGAGAGGCGACTCCTACATCTCAGGTAGGAGAAAAATCTCCTCATTGGAAGTAAAAAAACTCTTCCTTGTATAACTACAACGGAGGAGTAGTCTTCCgcacaaatttttcttcatcagcTGTAATTGGCTACCTGCTtgctaattttaaaatttcgaaaatgtGTCAAAATGGGTACTTACAGCATATAGGGGTTCACACcttcttcctatttttgcaaaagaggAGGGTCCTTCTTCACACACCTTCCGTTGTACTTGTGCATGCTGGGGGAGTAAGCTACTACGTAATggcaaactttttttttttttcccccctgcgCAAAGGGTGAAGAAACTGTTTTGTAGAAATTGTTTATGGACTTAGAAAGGAGTGCACACATTGCCATTgttaaaaagcaaaacggTGGTTGCTACACAGGTGTAGCACTTCAttgggggaggagaaaaaaaaaaaatgtgcctcCCCGAAAACACCATCATGTAGGCGTATGCACAGTAGAACGGCGACGCGAGGGTTACATAAACTGACGCAACTCAGATGAGCTGCTAAATTTGTACTTAGGAGTAGCTCTCCGGTTGGGAAGTGGGAGGCTGGAAGTGGAAAATGGAACGTGGAATTTAACTTGGGGAAAAGCTTCACCCTGGTGGACACACACGGAAATAACATGTACAGCGGTCAGCACACATAAGTACCCCCCAAAGCAGCCCCAACCATGTGAACAGAATAACGTGAAGTGCCACTAACCTGAATGTTATTGTGCAATGCAttatgtgtgcataaaaaattgcctttTTGGACAAGGGGGGGTTGccatttaaaagaaaaaaaaaagaaaaagcaaaaagggaaaaggaaagtggAGAAACGAGTTTTCTTTCATTGCAGCCTTCTCACTGCCTTTTCCCCGTCAAGTTCtcataagcaaaaaatttacaactaaaaaatttcacgCATGCTAATTGTGAACGCGATTGGGCGATTACGACAGTGATGGGGATTcaggggaggaggggtaGTACCAGGAGGGCGCATAAAGCGAAACTTAGCACCATTGACAACTGAGGAACGATTTGTGCCATTTACTTGTGGCAAGaagggaataaaaagggTCCTCCTCTAGCCTTATCTTTCTCTTTTCCCTTCGGAAAAACGGGGTGCGGAGGTGACcacccccccacacacacacatacgtataaaaatatatttatattactaTGGCAGGTGATGACCATGGCGACGGTTGTGCGTCCATTGCACACGGGAATGTGCAACGCAGGCCTAGCGTACTGTCTGTGCATATGTTAGTATACCTATAGGCGTGCACCTCCACATGGCGCGTACAAGGTGCACGCGGCCATCACGTCAGAGGCTCTCGTATTTGCCTCTTGgaaaattcatattttacaaataaagtacacaacaaaaaaaataaaataaaataaaaaataagagtcgtaaaaatggagagaaaaaaattatcataataatGGTAATTATCGTCGTGGTGTTAATCATGGTGGGGTTTTCCCCGTCACAGGTTGTCCAAGTCGATATCCTGAACCTCCTGGTCGACGTAAGAAAGCTCGCTCACTGGCGATATATTGCCATTCATGTTGGATgcgttcttctcctttttctgtcTTTCCCACAGGTCTTTGCTTGCGTACAGCTTCACGTATTCTGCGAAGTGGCGATGGGAGGAGCGGTGAGCGGATAGTGGATGGATAGTAAGCGAATATTGAGCAGCTGGGAATAAGTACCACCAGCGGGTAATCTACGAACTGACAAAGGGACCAATTCCTTTAGCCCAACCGACACGATGGTGAGCTAAGTTAGAGACTCCTGCACAGGGGGTCACTCCTAACACAACGCAGAATGCCTCGCAAACTGCTGCGACGTACCTTTCACCT encodes:
- a CDS encoding aspartyl protease (putative) — its product is MTPNFVARIGLLCLLNIWLSTFSLPLLKNGGGSRFYIASQGVDKMRRESPHRAHGDLPSERVNQKNNPILIKLIKQDIPSKKMTTYYGQVAVGEKSENVMNVLFDTGSTEFWIPFENCKGDNFPNSHNKYKRTKSFRNKFNKEGLPTLLEVSYLSGKVIGFDGYDTIKLGHNLSVPNTNIAFATKIEIPVLEEFKWDGILGLGFENADSRQRGMKPFLDHLKDENILTEMGYKNQFGYYLSDRVDIVGVRKEYAANVNVKRDEDEVVVKYEGFHDGGNKSIVDTGTFFIYAPKKTMQSYLNEVKKLFCRNCLWT